One Helianthus annuus cultivar XRQ/B chromosome 12, HanXRQr2.0-SUNRISE, whole genome shotgun sequence genomic region harbors:
- the LOC110893040 gene encoding triacylglycerol lipase 2 produces the protein MGSLLSLSVVAEENQDFDPISKSNYHKLISLANQPRFSSNETTAVVASTAAASNADGICQSIVVPRGYPCEEHKVRTKDGFVLSLQRIPLGRAGGKRGSRVPVLLQHGLLMDGITWLLSPPDESLALVLADNGFDVWIVSSRGTKYSRGHAYLKPEDEAYWDWTWDELAAYDLPATFQYVHSQTGQKLHYVGHSLGTLIAMAAFSKGELVSMLRSAGLLSPVAYVGEITSPLGRNAAENFIAETLKWLGLHEFNPKGDAVTKFLKKICAQRGVDCTNLLNSFTGKNCCLKPSIVDVFLDHEPQPSSTKNMIHIAQMIRDGTIRMYDYNDAGQNRKRYGQPTPPAYNIENIPKNVPLFLSHGDADSLSDVNDVNHLLRTLKHHDQDKIVVQFVKGYAHADFVMGTNARQVVYEPLMAFFKRH, from the exons ATGGGGTCACTATTGTCTTTATCTGTTGTTGCTGAAGAAAACCAAGATTTTGATCCGATAAGCAAATCAAATTATCATAAATTGATTT CTTTAGCCAACCAACCGCGCTTCTCTTCAAATGAAACAACCGCAGTTGTTGCTAGTACTGCTGCTGCTTCTAATGCTGACGGCATATGCCAGTCAATAGTGGTGCCACGTGGCTACCCTTGCGAAGAACATAAAGTGAGAACAAAAGATGGTTTTGTGCTAAGCTTACAAAGAATACCACTAGGACGCGCGGGTGGCAAGAGGGGCAGTCGGGTCCCTGTTCTTTTGCAACATGGTCTCCTAATG GACGGTATAACATGGTTGTTGAGCCCACCAGACGAGTCATTGGCTTTAGTGTTGGCTGATAACGGGTTCGATGTGTGGATCGTTAGTTCACGAGGAACCAAATATAGTCGCGGTCATGCATATCTCAAGCCTGAAGATGAG GCATATTGGGATTGGACATGGGATGAGTTAGCAGCATATGATCTTCCAGCTACATTTCAATATGTTCACAGTCAAACGGGCCAGAAACTGCATTATGTTGGCCACTCGTTG GGAACTTTGATCGCTATGGCTGCATTTTCGAAAGGGGAACTTGTTAGTATGCTAAGGTCTGCGGGTTTGCTTAGTCCCGTTGCTTATGTGGGCGAGATCACATCCCCGTTAGGCAGAAACGCTGCTGAAAACTTCATTGCTGAA ACTTTGAAGTGGTTGGGCCTTCACGAgtttaatccaaaagg GGATGCCGTGACCAAGTTTCTCAAGAAAATCTGTGCGCAACGAGGCGTTGACTGTACCAACTTGTTGAATTCATTCACAG GCAAAAACTGTTGCTTGAAGCCTTCGATAGTTGATGTTTTTCTAGACCACGAGCCTCAACCGAGCTCAACAAAAAACATGATTCATATAGCTCAAA TGATAAGAGATGGAACGATCCGAATGTATGACTATAACGATGCGGGCCAAAACAGAAAGCGCTACGGGCAGCCCACACCGCCAGCTTACAACATAGAAAACATACCAAAGAACGTTCCACTTTTCCTCAGCCATGGCGATGCAGATTCCCTTTCAGATGTCAATGATGTGAATCATTTGTTAAGAACACTTAAACATCATGATCAAGACAAGATTGTGGTTCAATTCGTAAAAGGTTATGCTCATGCTGATTTTGTTATGGGCACAAATGCTAGACAGGTTGTGTATGAACCTCTTATGGCCTTCTTCAAGCGTCATTGA